One region of Erwinia tracheiphila genomic DNA includes:
- the lpxK gene encoding tetraacyldisaccharide 4'-kinase → MIEKLWSGRSVLCLLLLPLSWLYGLVSNLIRFSYLLGLRKSWRAAVPVVVVGNLTAGGNGKTPVVIWLVQALQQRGLRPGVVSRGYGGKAERYPLLLNEQTSTREAGDEPVLIYQRTGAAVAVSPHRKDAVQALLAGGEIDVIITDDGLQHYALARDFEIVVVDGKRRFGNGWWLPAGPMRERASRLSSVNSIITNGGEALAGEIPMRLVPGRAVNLKTGETCALDMLNAVVAMAGIGHPPRFFSTLHQQGLIPIKEVPFADHQDYSQTQLASLVAPDQTLLMTEKDAVKARPFALANWWYLPVDAQLPEPAAYDLLERIVDLRVK, encoded by the coding sequence ATGATTGAGAAACTCTGGAGTGGGCGTTCAGTACTCTGTCTGCTTTTGCTGCCGTTGAGCTGGCTGTACGGACTTGTTTCTAATCTGATTCGTTTCAGTTACCTGCTGGGTTTACGTAAGAGCTGGCGGGCAGCGGTGCCAGTGGTGGTGGTGGGAAATCTCACCGCTGGCGGCAACGGTAAAACTCCTGTGGTTATCTGGTTGGTTCAGGCGTTGCAACAGCGAGGCCTGCGGCCGGGCGTGGTTTCACGCGGCTACGGAGGCAAAGCTGAACGTTATCCATTGTTGCTCAACGAACAGACCTCCACCCGGGAGGCAGGGGATGAGCCAGTACTGATTTATCAGCGCACTGGCGCGGCGGTTGCCGTCTCTCCACACAGAAAAGATGCCGTGCAGGCGTTACTGGCTGGTGGGGAAATTGATGTCATCATCACTGATGATGGCCTGCAACATTATGCTCTGGCGCGAGATTTTGAGATCGTGGTCGTGGATGGCAAGCGCCGTTTTGGCAATGGCTGGTGGCTTCCTGCGGGGCCAATGCGTGAACGAGCATCGCGACTAAGCAGCGTGAATAGCATTATTACCAATGGAGGCGAAGCCCTGGCGGGTGAGATACCAATGCGACTGGTTCCCGGTCGTGCGGTTAATCTTAAAACGGGTGAAACCTGCGCGCTTGATATGCTGAACGCTGTCGTGGCGATGGCCGGTATCGGTCATCCCCCGCGTTTTTTCTCCACACTGCACCAGCAAGGGCTGATACCGATAAAAGAAGTGCCCTTTGCCGATCATCAGGACTACTCGCAAACGCAGCTTGCTTCTCTGGTTGCGCCCGATCAGACATTGCTGATGACGGAAAAGGACGCGGTAAAGGCACGACCTTTTGCCTTAGCCAACTGGTGGTATTTGCCTGTTGATGCGCAGTTGCCCGAGCCAGCCGCTTATGATTTGCTTGAGCGTATTGTTGATCTTCGGGTCAAATAG
- the msbA gene encoding lipid A ABC transporter ATP-binding protein/permease MsbA produces the protein MHQDKDLSTWQTFRRLWPMIKPFKTGIIVSSVALVINAAGDVLMMSLLKPLLDDGFGKADPSVLLWMPLAVIGLMLVRGVTSYISSYFISWVSGNVVMSMRRRLFSHMMGMPVAFFDQQSTGTLLSRITYDSEQVASSSSSALVTVVREGASIVGLFVMMFYYSWQLSIILIVLAPVVSFAIRYVSKRFRNISKNMQNTMGQVTTSAEQMLKGHKEVLIFGGQEIESERFDRVSNRMRQQGMKLVSASSISDPIIQLIASLALAFILYAASFPSVMQTLTAGTITVVFSSMIALMRPLKSLTNVNAQFQRGMAACQTLFSILDSKQETDSGSRTIERAKGDVEFRQVTFTYPGRDVPALQNINLSIPEGKTVALVGRSGSGKSTIASLMTRFYDIQQGEILIDGHDLREYTLRSLRNQVALVSQNVHLFNDTVANNIAYARAEHYSREDIEKAAIMAHAMDFIKKMDNGLDTVIGENGVLLSGGQRQRIAIARALLRDCPILILDEATSALDTESEHAIQAALDELQKNRTSLVIAHRLSTIEKADEIVVVEDGHIVERGSHKVLLAHKGAYAQLHKMQFGND, from the coding sequence ATGCATCAGGATAAAGATCTTTCCACCTGGCAGACATTCCGCCGTCTCTGGCCGATGATCAAGCCATTTAAGACAGGGATAATCGTATCTTCCGTAGCACTGGTCATTAACGCTGCGGGTGATGTATTAATGATGTCATTGCTCAAACCGTTACTTGATGATGGTTTTGGCAAAGCAGACCCTTCCGTATTACTCTGGATGCCGCTGGCAGTCATCGGCTTAATGCTGGTACGAGGCGTAACAAGCTATATATCGAGTTATTTTATTTCGTGGGTTTCAGGCAACGTGGTGATGTCGATGCGTCGTCGTCTGTTCAGTCATATGATGGGAATGCCGGTCGCTTTTTTCGATCAGCAATCAACCGGGACGCTGCTCTCACGCATCACTTATGACTCTGAACAGGTCGCCTCCTCCTCTTCAAGTGCGCTGGTCACCGTGGTACGCGAAGGTGCATCCATTGTCGGTCTGTTCGTCATGATGTTTTATTACAGCTGGCAGTTATCAATTATTTTGATTGTTCTGGCACCAGTTGTCTCATTCGCCATCCGCTATGTTTCTAAAAGATTTCGTAACATCAGCAAAAATATGCAAAACACGATGGGGCAAGTCACCACCAGTGCAGAGCAGATGTTAAAAGGCCATAAAGAAGTGTTGATATTTGGTGGACAGGAGATCGAAAGCGAACGCTTTGATCGCGTGAGCAACCGCATGCGCCAACAGGGAATGAAACTGGTTTCCGCATCATCCATTTCCGACCCGATCATTCAGCTTATTGCCTCACTGGCGCTGGCTTTCATCCTTTATGCGGCAAGCTTCCCCAGTGTGATGCAGACACTGACCGCAGGTACGATTACGGTCGTTTTCTCCTCGATGATAGCGCTGATGCGTCCGTTAAAATCACTGACGAACGTCAATGCGCAATTTCAGCGCGGTATGGCAGCCTGTCAGACGCTGTTTTCCATTCTCGACAGCAAGCAGGAAACGGACAGTGGCAGTCGAACCATCGAACGTGCAAAAGGCGACGTCGAATTTCGTCAGGTCACCTTCACCTATCCGGGACGCGACGTTCCGGCCCTGCAGAATATCAATCTGTCTATCCCTGAAGGAAAAACCGTGGCGCTGGTGGGGCGATCTGGCTCGGGGAAATCGACAATCGCCAGTCTGATGACGCGCTTTTACGATATACAGCAGGGTGAAATATTAATAGATGGCCACGACCTGCGGGAATATACCCTGCGCTCATTACGCAACCAGGTGGCGCTGGTTTCGCAAAATGTTCATCTTTTTAATGATACCGTCGCCAACAATATTGCCTATGCACGGGCAGAGCACTACAGCCGTGAAGACATTGAGAAAGCTGCGATAATGGCGCATGCCATGGACTTTATTAAAAAAATGGACAATGGCCTCGACACGGTTATTGGTGAAAACGGCGTGTTACTTTCTGGTGGTCAGCGTCAGCGTATTGCTATTGCACGCGCATTGTTACGTGATTGCCCAATCCTTATTCTTGATGAGGCGACGTCCGCGTTAGATACCGAATCGGAACACGCCATTCAGGCCGCGCTTGATGAATTGCAAAAAAACCGCACCTCGCTGGTTATTGCTCACCGCCTTTCCACCATTGAGAAAGCAGATGAGATCGTGGTGGTTGAAGACGGTCACATCGTCGAACGGGGAAGCCACAAGGTGCTTCTGGCGCACAAGGGTGCCTACGCGCAGTTGCACAAAATGCAGTTTGGCAATGATTGA
- a CDS encoding ComEC family protein: protein MPYSLSRLAMWVIIATLPLNMLPHLPDAKYDWWFIAGAMVLRSARARWLRELAIPLLLFIWVVSPARILLQQTEAFTARPLEATVQIEHVQSERMTLRVVRVSDKMIFPPVRATVSLPDHDVSFCARQRWKMRLKLRVVHARLNEGGFDSQKFSVANAVPMNGKILTFQSINTDCGLRHHIIVKSKENYGNLAWHAILSALAFGERGDIDAVVNQLLRETGTAHLMAISGMHISLAASFGWLLTRVIQLFFPVHWVGYRFPLISGLLVAVAYTWLSGWGPPSVRAIVALSVWGILRLRGICCSNWQVWRICIGFILFFDPLSILSDSLWLSAMAVAGLLFWYHWFPLPQRFAAKKRWLLLQLLHLQLAIFLLLMPLQIQIFHGISISALIANLWAVPLVTFLTVPLILSAIVFTLFTPVSQFFWWLADKTLLLVFTPLATLPAGWLQVSYQALWFSAFVWMLVVAGRLGWLRSSPASLLALCIAFYYWHLSVRLPEWRVDMLDIGHGLSVIISRDGKAVVYDTGNRWEGGDEATRQILPWLKWQGLEVQQIILSHNHLDHTGGLESLQKAFPDTLLRSETGRGGHLPCHRGIKWRWQSINFEVLWPVQGEALSVNNQSCVIMVSDGKWRVLLTGDLESLAELKMVSRYRSDLKADVLQVPHHGSGTSSSPPFLRAVEGSVALASVARYNAWKLPAERVIQRYKDYRYRWFDTARDGQISVQFFSSYWQVEGLRAQILPRWYHQWFGVPRYSR from the coding sequence ATGCCCTACAGTCTTAGCAGATTAGCGATGTGGGTTATCATCGCGACACTGCCACTCAATATGCTTCCCCATTTACCAGACGCTAAATATGACTGGTGGTTCATCGCGGGAGCAATGGTTTTACGTTCAGCCCGTGCCAGATGGTTACGGGAGCTGGCTATACCACTGCTGCTGTTTATCTGGGTGGTATCACCAGCGAGAATTTTGCTGCAACAAACGGAGGCTTTCACTGCTCGCCCACTAGAAGCAACCGTACAAATAGAGCATGTTCAATCGGAAAGAATGACGCTGCGCGTTGTTCGTGTATCAGACAAGATGATATTTCCTCCAGTGCGTGCAACGGTCAGCCTGCCTGACCATGATGTATCATTTTGTGCGAGGCAGCGCTGGAAAATGAGACTGAAGCTGCGAGTCGTGCATGCCAGACTGAATGAAGGCGGATTTGATTCACAAAAGTTTTCTGTCGCTAATGCCGTGCCGATGAATGGAAAAATACTGACTTTTCAATCGATAAACACAGATTGTGGCTTGCGTCATCACATTATTGTCAAAAGCAAAGAAAACTACGGCAATCTGGCGTGGCATGCCATTCTCTCCGCTCTGGCATTTGGTGAACGAGGTGATATAGACGCTGTAGTGAACCAGCTGTTGAGAGAGACAGGAACGGCTCACCTTATGGCCATATCTGGAATGCATATCAGTCTGGCAGCCAGTTTTGGCTGGCTACTGACCCGTGTTATCCAGTTGTTTTTTCCTGTCCATTGGGTTGGCTACCGCTTTCCACTTATTTCAGGTCTCCTTGTAGCAGTGGCTTACACCTGGCTTTCAGGATGGGGGCCACCTTCAGTACGAGCAATAGTGGCTCTGAGCGTCTGGGGCATTCTGCGACTGCGCGGAATATGCTGTAGCAATTGGCAGGTATGGCGGATTTGTATTGGGTTTATCCTTTTCTTCGATCCATTGAGCATTCTTTCCGATAGTTTATGGTTGTCGGCCATGGCGGTGGCAGGATTGTTGTTCTGGTATCACTGGTTTCCGCTCCCCCAACGGTTTGCCGCAAAAAAACGCTGGTTATTATTGCAGCTCCTTCATTTGCAGCTCGCTATATTCCTGCTGCTCATGCCATTACAGATACAAATATTCCATGGGATCAGTATTAGCGCCCTTATTGCTAATTTATGGGCAGTACCTCTGGTTACCTTCCTTACCGTTCCCTTAATCCTCAGCGCCATAGTCTTCACTCTATTTACGCCTGTCAGCCAGTTTTTTTGGTGGCTGGCTGATAAAACGCTGCTGTTGGTTTTTACCCCGCTCGCTACATTGCCTGCGGGTTGGCTGCAGGTAAGTTATCAGGCTTTGTGGTTTAGCGCATTTGTATGGATGCTGGTGGTAGCGGGTCGTCTGGGATGGCTAAGAAGTTCTCCGGCATCCTTGCTGGCGCTTTGCATTGCTTTTTATTACTGGCATTTATCCGTTCGTTTGCCTGAATGGCGGGTAGATATGCTGGATATCGGTCACGGATTATCGGTAATTATTTCGCGCGATGGGAAAGCGGTCGTTTACGACACAGGTAATCGTTGGGAAGGTGGTGATGAGGCAACCCGACAAATCCTGCCATGGCTTAAATGGCAGGGACTTGAAGTGCAGCAAATCATTCTCAGCCACAATCATCTTGATCACACGGGAGGGCTGGAAAGTTTGCAGAAAGCGTTTCCGGATACGCTGTTACGAAGTGAAACAGGAAGGGGCGGGCATTTGCCCTGCCATCGCGGCATAAAATGGCGATGGCAGTCGATAAATTTTGAAGTGCTTTGGCCTGTGCAAGGGGAAGCGCTCTCTGTGAACAATCAATCGTGCGTGATTATGGTCAGTGATGGGAAATGGCGCGTATTACTGACAGGGGATCTGGAATCACTTGCAGAACTAAAAATGGTTAGCCGTTACCGCTCTGATCTGAAAGCTGATGTGCTGCAGGTACCTCACCATGGCAGTGGAACGTCTTCTTCACCTCCTTTTCTAAGGGCAGTGGAAGGAAGCGTGGCGCTGGCCTCTGTCGCACGTTACAATGCGTGGAAGCTGCCTGCTGAACGCGTTATTCAGCGTTATAAGGATTATCGCTATCGTTGGTTTGATACCGCAAGGGACGGGCAGATTAGCGTACAATTTTTCTCCTCTTACTGGCAGGTAGAGGGTTTAAGAGCGCAAATATTGCCCCGTTGGTATCATCAGTGGTTTGGCGTGCCACGTTATTCCAGGTAG
- the ihfB gene encoding integration host factor subunit beta has translation MTKSELIERLAGQHSHIPTKFVEDAVKEMLEHMAATLAQGERIEIRGFGSFSLHYRAPRTGRNPKTGDKVELEGKYVPHFKPGKELRDRANIYG, from the coding sequence ATGACCAAGTCAGAATTGATTGAAAGACTTGCTGGACAGCACTCTCATATACCGACGAAATTCGTTGAGGATGCGGTTAAAGAAATGCTGGAGCATATGGCGGCTACGTTAGCGCAGGGCGAACGCATTGAAATCCGGGGTTTCGGCAGTTTTTCTTTACACTACCGTGCTCCTCGCACTGGTCGTAACCCTAAAACGGGTGACAAAGTGGAGTTGGAAGGAAAGTATGTTCCTCACTTCAAGCCAGGTAAAGAGTTACGAGATCGTGCAAACATTTACGGCTAA
- the rpsA gene encoding 30S ribosomal protein S1 — translation MTESFAQLFEESLKEIETRPGSIVRGVVVAIDKDVVLVDAGLKSESAIPAEQFKNTAGELEIQIGDEVDVALDAVEDGFGETLLSREKAKRHEAWITLEKAYEDAETVTGVINGKVKGGFTVELNGIRAFLPGSLVDVRPVRDTLHLEGKELEFKVIKLDQKRNNVVVSRRAVIESENSAERDQLLENLQEGMEVKGIVKNLTDYGAFVDLGGVDGLLHITDMAWKRVKHPSEIVNVGDEITVKVLKFDRERTRVSLGLKQLGEDPWVAIAKRYPEGTRLTGRVTNLTDYGCFVEIEEGVEGLVHVSEMDWTNKNIHPSKVVNVGDVVEVMVLDIDEERRRISLGLKQCKSNPWQQFAETHNKGDRVEGKIKSITDFGIFIGLDGGIDGLVHLSDISWNATGEEAVREYKKGDEIAAVVLQVDAERERISLGVKQLAEDPFNNYISLNKKGAIVNGKVTTVDAKGATVELADGVEGYLRASEASVDRVEDATLVLNVGDDVEAKFTGVDRKNRLVSLSVRAKDQADEKEAINTVNAKQEEGNFSNAMAEAFKAAKGE, via the coding sequence ATGACTGAATCTTTTGCTCAACTCTTTGAAGAGTCCCTGAAAGAAATCGAAACCCGCCCGGGTTCCATCGTTCGTGGTGTTGTTGTCGCTATCGACAAAGACGTCGTGCTGGTTGATGCGGGTCTGAAATCTGAATCTGCAATTCCTGCGGAGCAGTTTAAGAACACAGCTGGCGAACTGGAAATCCAGATCGGCGACGAAGTTGACGTAGCGCTGGATGCAGTTGAAGACGGCTTTGGTGAAACGCTTCTGTCTCGTGAAAAGGCTAAACGTCACGAAGCCTGGATCACGCTGGAAAAAGCTTACGAAGACGCTGAAACTGTTACTGGTGTTATCAACGGCAAAGTCAAGGGCGGCTTCACTGTTGAGCTGAACGGCATTCGCGCCTTCCTGCCTGGTTCTCTGGTGGATGTGCGTCCGGTGCGTGATACTCTGCACCTTGAAGGCAAAGAGCTGGAATTCAAAGTAATCAAACTGGATCAGAAACGTAACAACGTCGTGGTTTCACGTCGTGCGGTTATTGAATCTGAAAATAGCGCAGAACGCGATCAGTTGCTGGAAAATCTGCAAGAAGGCATGGAAGTCAAAGGTATCGTTAAGAACCTTACCGATTACGGCGCATTTGTCGATCTGGGTGGCGTTGATGGCCTGCTGCATATCACTGACATGGCATGGAAGCGTGTTAAGCATCCAAGCGAAATTGTCAATGTTGGCGATGAAATCACTGTTAAGGTGCTAAAATTTGATCGTGAACGTACCCGCGTATCTCTGGGCCTGAAACAACTGGGCGAAGATCCATGGGTCGCTATTGCTAAACGTTATCCTGAAGGCACCAGACTGACTGGCCGCGTGACTAACCTGACTGATTACGGCTGCTTCGTTGAAATCGAAGAAGGCGTTGAAGGTCTGGTACACGTTTCAGAAATGGACTGGACTAACAAAAACATTCACCCATCTAAAGTTGTTAATGTTGGTGATGTTGTTGAAGTTATGGTTCTGGACATCGACGAAGAACGTCGTCGTATCTCTCTGGGTCTGAAGCAGTGCAAATCTAATCCATGGCAGCAGTTCGCAGAAACCCATAACAAGGGCGACCGCGTTGAAGGTAAAATCAAGTCTATCACTGACTTCGGTATCTTCATTGGTCTGGATGGTGGCATCGATGGTCTGGTTCACCTGTCTGATATCTCCTGGAATGCAACCGGAGAAGAAGCGGTACGTGAATATAAGAAAGGCGACGAAATTGCCGCGGTTGTACTGCAGGTGGACGCGGAGCGTGAGCGTATCTCCCTTGGCGTCAAACAACTGGCAGAAGACCCGTTCAACAACTACATCTCTTTGAATAAGAAAGGTGCGATTGTTAACGGTAAAGTCACTACAGTTGATGCTAAAGGCGCTACAGTTGAATTGGCTGATGGCGTTGAAGGTTACCTGCGTGCTTCAGAAGCATCAGTTGATCGTGTAGAAGACGCGACACTGGTTCTGAACGTTGGCGACGATGTTGAAGCTAAATTCACTGGCGTTGACCGTAAAAACCGCCTTGTTAGCCTGTCTGTTCGTGCTAAAGATCAGGCCGATGAGAAAGAAGCCATCAATACTGTGAACGCTAAACAGGAAGAAGGTAACTTCTCTAACGCTATGGCTGAAGCATTCAAAGCAGCTAAAGGCGAGTAA
- the cmk gene encoding (d)CMP kinase, which produces MTALAPVITIDGPSGAGKGTLCKAIAEALQWHLLDSGAIYRVLALAALHHQIDITSEEALVPVAAHLDVRFVSEKGEMEVILEGENVSGEIRTQNVSNTASKVAVFPRVREALLRRQRAFRESPGLIADGRDMGTVVFPDAPVKIFLDASSEERAHRRVLQLQEKGFSVNFERLLSEIKERDERDRNRAVAPLRPAADALVLNSTGMSIEQVVKTVLEYLHEKLDSK; this is translated from the coding sequence ATGACGGCTTTAGCCCCGGTGATTACCATTGATGGCCCGAGCGGTGCAGGCAAAGGGACTTTGTGTAAGGCGATAGCTGAAGCATTGCAGTGGCATTTGTTAGATTCTGGCGCGATTTACCGTGTGCTTGCGCTCGCTGCCTTGCACCACCAAATTGATATCACCTCAGAAGAAGCGCTGGTGCCAGTTGCAGCTCACCTGGACGTGCGGTTTGTCTCAGAAAAAGGTGAGATGGAAGTAATCCTTGAGGGCGAAAACGTATCAGGTGAGATTCGTACACAGAATGTCAGCAATACCGCGTCAAAAGTTGCGGTATTTCCTCGTGTTCGTGAAGCATTGCTACGTCGTCAAAGAGCGTTTCGTGAGTCACCTGGCCTGATCGCCGATGGGCGTGATATGGGAACCGTCGTTTTCCCGGATGCGCCGGTTAAAATTTTTCTTGACGCCAGTTCAGAAGAACGCGCCCACCGACGAGTGCTGCAGTTGCAGGAGAAAGGCTTTAGTGTTAACTTTGAGCGCCTTTTATCCGAGATAAAAGAGCGCGATGAACGTGATCGCAATCGAGCGGTAGCGCCATTGCGCCCGGCGGCTGATGCGCTGGTATTGAATTCAACGGGTATGTCAATTGAGCAGGTGGTTAAAACTGTGCTCGAATACCTACACGAAAAGCTTGATAGTAAATAA
- the aroA gene encoding 3-phosphoshikimate 1-carboxyvinyltransferase, whose amino-acid sequence MQESLTLQPVVLVEGTVNLPGSKSVSNRALLLAALAKGTTRLTNLLDSDDVRHMLNALKILGVSYRLSDDHTVCEVIGQGAPLHSDKPLELFLGNAGTAMRPLAAVLCLGDNDIVLTGEPRMKERPIGHLVDALCQGGAKVEYLEQQNYPPLRIKGGFNGGEVSVDGSVSSQFLTALLMSAPLAQNDTKIIIKGELVSKPYIDITLNMMKAFGISVENENYRAFNITARQHYIAPGEYLVEGDASSASYFLAAAAIKGGTVKVTGIGRNSMQGDIRFAEVLEKMGAVVKWGDDYISCSRNVLHAVDFDMNHIPDAAMTIATTALFATGTTVLRNIYNWRVKETDRLAAMATELRKVGAKVEEGHDYICITPSENLQYAEIGTYNDHRMAMCFSLVALSDSPVTILDPKCTAKTFPDYFEQLARISHFA is encoded by the coding sequence ATGCAGGAATCTCTGACGTTACAGCCTGTAGTATTGGTAGAAGGCACCGTTAATTTGCCTGGTTCCAAAAGTGTTTCTAACCGTGCGTTACTGCTGGCTGCACTGGCTAAAGGTACAACGCGCCTGACAAATTTGCTGGACAGTGATGATGTACGGCATATGCTCAATGCGCTCAAGATATTGGGTGTGAGCTACAGATTGTCTGATGATCACACGGTATGTGAAGTCATTGGACAAGGCGCGCCGTTGCATTCGGACAAGCCTCTGGAACTGTTTTTAGGTAATGCGGGTACGGCTATGCGCCCTTTGGCTGCTGTGCTTTGCCTGGGCGATAATGACATTGTTCTGACGGGTGAACCCCGAATGAAAGAACGCCCGATTGGCCACCTTGTTGATGCTTTATGCCAGGGGGGGGCCAAAGTAGAATATCTTGAACAGCAGAATTATCCACCGCTGCGCATTAAGGGTGGTTTCAACGGCGGTGAAGTTTCCGTTGATGGCAGCGTTTCCAGCCAGTTTCTCACCGCATTGCTAATGTCTGCACCGCTTGCTCAAAACGACACAAAAATAATTATCAAAGGTGAACTGGTCTCGAAGCCCTACATCGATATTACCCTCAATATGATGAAAGCTTTCGGTATTTCTGTTGAGAATGAAAATTACCGTGCGTTTAATATCACTGCCCGTCAACATTACATCGCTCCCGGTGAGTACCTTGTCGAGGGCGATGCTTCTTCTGCCTCTTATTTCCTCGCTGCGGCGGCTATTAAAGGCGGTACCGTGAAAGTAACGGGTATCGGACGTAATAGTATGCAAGGGGATATTCGCTTTGCAGAAGTTCTTGAGAAAATGGGTGCCGTGGTGAAATGGGGTGATGACTATATCTCCTGTTCACGTAACGTACTCCATGCTGTCGATTTTGACATGAACCATATTCCTGATGCCGCAATGACTATTGCCACAACCGCACTTTTTGCCACGGGTACCACGGTGCTGCGTAATATCTACAACTGGCGGGTAAAGGAAACCGATCGTCTGGCCGCAATGGCTACGGAACTACGTAAGGTAGGGGCAAAAGTAGAAGAGGGGCATGACTACATATGCATAACCCCCTCGGAAAACCTTCAATATGCCGAGATTGGCACCTACAACGATCATCGCATGGCAATGTGTTTTTCACTGGTGGCGCTGTCCGATTCGCCGGTGACAATTCTCGATCCAAAATGTACGGCCAAAACTTTTCCCGATTACTTTGAACAGTTAGCGCGTATCAGTCATTTTGCCTGA
- the serC gene encoding 3-phosphoserine/phosphohydroxythreonine transaminase, which yields MSQVFNFSSGPAMLPVEVLQRAQQELCNWQRLGTSVMEISHRSEEFLQVAEEAEKDFRDLLKIPENYKVLFCHGGARAQFAAVPMNLLGNHTVADYVDGGYWAQSAIKEAAKYCTPNIIDAKTTVDGLRAIAPMSRWSLSAEAAYVHYCPNETIDGIAIHEEPDFGDKVVVVDLSSTILSQPIDVNRYGLIYAGAQKNIGPAGLTLVVVREDLLGRVHNMLPSILNYQVLSDNDSMFNTPPTFAWYLSGLVFKWLKQQGGVAALDKRNQAKADLLYGVIDKSSFYRNDVAVPNRSRMNVPFQLADSALDKLFLEESLASGLHALKGHRVVGGMRASIYNAMPIEGVRALTDFMIDFERRHG from the coding sequence ATGAGTCAGGTTTTCAATTTTAGCTCTGGTCCGGCAATGCTGCCGGTTGAAGTATTACAACGTGCTCAACAGGAGCTTTGTAACTGGCAAAGGCTGGGAACATCCGTCATGGAAATCAGCCACCGTAGCGAAGAATTTCTTCAGGTTGCTGAAGAGGCTGAAAAAGACTTTCGCGATTTGCTAAAAATTCCAGAAAATTACAAAGTCCTGTTCTGTCATGGTGGTGCCAGGGCGCAATTTGCGGCGGTTCCGATGAACCTGCTAGGGAACCATACCGTCGCAGATTATGTTGATGGCGGGTATTGGGCACAAAGCGCAATAAAAGAGGCGGCTAAATACTGCACGCCAAATATCATTGATGCTAAAACGACAGTTGATGGGCTTCGTGCCATTGCGCCAATGAGCCGTTGGTCGCTCTCTGCTGAAGCGGCTTATGTACATTACTGTCCGAATGAAACGATTGATGGTATTGCTATTCACGAAGAACCTGACTTCGGCGACAAGGTAGTGGTAGTCGACCTGTCATCGACAATACTTTCCCAGCCAATTGATGTTAATCGTTACGGTTTGATTTATGCCGGGGCTCAGAAAAACATTGGGCCTGCAGGTCTTACGCTGGTTGTAGTACGTGAGGACTTATTAGGCAGGGTGCATAACATGCTGCCTTCAATACTGAATTATCAGGTTTTGAGTGATAACGATTCAATGTTCAATACTCCACCAACATTTGCCTGGTACCTCTCGGGCTTGGTATTTAAATGGCTGAAACAGCAAGGTGGGGTGGCCGCGCTGGACAAACGTAATCAGGCGAAAGCTGACTTGCTTTACGGTGTAATCGATAAAAGCAGTTTCTACAGGAACGACGTTGCCGTCCCTAACCGCTCTCGAATGAATGTGCCGTTCCAGTTAGCGGATTCTGCATTGGATAAGCTCTTTCTGGAAGAATCTCTCGCTTCGGGTTTACACGCGCTCAAGGGGCATCGTGTTGTCGGGGGCATGCGTGCCTCAATCTACAATGCTATGCCAATTGAAGGTGTACGCGCGCTTACCGATTTTATGATCGACTTTGAACGTCGTCATGGTTAA